The following are from one region of the Novipirellula artificiosorum genome:
- a CDS encoding HEAT repeat domain-containing protein, which produces MLDQAFEALLTFDWGSDLNAVKPIDEAIVATTGDAAARTELESRLVEVLNRDVSRDAKDYVCRALAVIGTAISVPTLAAMLSDAELSHMARYALQPNPAPDATTALRDALPKTSGVIKVGVIGSLGAKHDAESIPMLAGLLNDADPRIARAAAIALGEIRTPKSAAVLTSAKSDDVTVALAITDGSLSCAESMLAAGNKMGALKVYKTLMANADSPKHIKLAVTRGMLACAGK; this is translated from the coding sequence ATGTTGGATCAAGCCTTTGAAGCCCTGCTGACGTTTGATTGGGGGAGCGACCTCAATGCGGTGAAACCGATTGATGAAGCGATCGTTGCAACGACCGGTGACGCGGCGGCACGAACCGAACTCGAGTCGCGGTTGGTTGAAGTTCTGAACCGTGATGTGTCACGTGATGCCAAGGATTATGTGTGCCGAGCTTTGGCCGTGATTGGAACCGCGATATCGGTGCCAACGTTGGCTGCGATGCTAAGCGATGCCGAGCTTTCGCACATGGCCCGTTACGCACTTCAGCCGAACCCTGCACCCGACGCGACCACAGCGCTTCGCGACGCGCTGCCCAAAACGTCGGGTGTGATCAAGGTTGGCGTGATTGGATCTCTCGGCGCGAAGCACGATGCTGAGAGCATTCCTATGCTTGCCGGGCTGCTTAACGATGCGGACCCGAGGATCGCGCGCGCTGCTGCAATCGCACTCGGAGAGATTCGAACTCCAAAATCCGCCGCCGTGCTAACCTCCGCGAAGTCAGACGACGTGACCGTGGCCCTTGCGATCACCGATGGTTCGCTATCGTGTGCCGAATCGATGCTGGCAGCAGGGAACAAGATGGGTGCGCTGAAGGTCTACAAGACACTGATGGCGAACGCCGATTCACCAAAGCACATCAAACTTGCTGTCACTCGTGGCATGTTGGCATGTGCCGGAAAGTAG
- a CDS encoding Gfo/Idh/MocA family protein, translating into MARHQNNSRRDFLRTAGAAVSIPYVITSSALGAGDVPPASDRIVMGGIGIGNMGRGDQGAFLGRSDVQYVAVCDCRSDVRDAAKAKVDERYQNADCTAYGDFRELLARADVDAVHVATPDHWHAIMVVEACRNGKDVYCQKPETRTLAEGPAMVAAARRYSRVVSGGSQRVLEDYRDTVEPCWNGEKGTIRSINVNVGPLSQPCNLPAESVPETMDWEMWLGPAPWAPYNKARCDGNFSTGGGSWRSYIDYSGGGMTDWGAHHFGGATFAIDVREDQPEEVIYHDESDRKYLSFRYPSGVMLHHNKPNTGNLQVEGTPGEKIAGKPLPSYKGHGGIYGDFIECVKTREKPFRDIELAVNTVALSHLGIIAYQLRRSLRWNAVEQQFVDDAEANRFLDRARREPWQL; encoded by the coding sequence ATGGCTCGTCATCAGAACAACTCTCGCCGTGACTTTCTCAGGACCGCCGGTGCGGCGGTGTCGATTCCCTATGTGATTACATCCAGCGCCTTGGGTGCCGGGGATGTGCCGCCGGCAAGCGACCGGATCGTGATGGGTGGTATTGGCATTGGTAACATGGGCCGTGGCGATCAAGGTGCGTTCCTTGGTCGAAGTGATGTTCAATACGTTGCCGTTTGCGACTGTCGCAGCGATGTTCGGGATGCTGCCAAAGCGAAGGTCGACGAGAGGTATCAAAACGCTGATTGCACCGCCTATGGCGATTTTCGCGAGCTTCTCGCCCGTGCCGACGTCGATGCCGTGCACGTTGCTACCCCCGACCATTGGCACGCGATCATGGTGGTGGAAGCATGTCGAAACGGGAAAGACGTTTACTGTCAGAAACCGGAAACGCGAACGTTAGCCGAAGGGCCGGCGATGGTCGCGGCGGCCAGGCGTTATTCGCGCGTGGTTTCCGGAGGAAGTCAGCGGGTCTTGGAAGATTATCGCGACACGGTCGAACCTTGTTGGAATGGTGAAAAGGGGACGATCCGATCGATCAATGTGAACGTCGGCCCACTTTCGCAGCCCTGCAATCTACCCGCCGAGTCGGTTCCTGAAACAATGGACTGGGAAATGTGGCTCGGCCCGGCACCATGGGCCCCCTACAACAAAGCACGTTGTGATGGCAATTTCAGCACCGGTGGAGGCAGCTGGCGATCCTACATCGACTATTCAGGTGGTGGCATGACCGACTGGGGCGCCCATCATTTCGGCGGTGCAACGTTCGCGATCGATGTGCGTGAAGATCAGCCCGAAGAAGTCATCTACCATGACGAATCCGATCGCAAGTACCTATCGTTTCGATATCCCAGCGGCGTGATGTTGCATCATAACAAACCTAATACCGGAAACCTACAAGTCGAAGGTACGCCGGGCGAGAAAATCGCCGGCAAGCCGCTGCCGTCTTACAAGGGCCATGGCGGTATCTATGGCGACTTCATCGAGTGTGTGAAAACCCGTGAAAAACCGTTCCGCGATATCGAATTGGCCGTCAACACCGTCGCCCTCAGCCATTTGGGAATCATCGCTTACCAGCTTCGACGATCACTGCGTTGGAACGCGGTGGAACAGCAATTTGTCGATGACGCCGAAGCGAATCGGTTCCTTGACCGGGCACGCCGCGAACCTTGGCAACTATAG
- a CDS encoding serine/threonine protein kinase, whose protein sequence is MESSGAKPILTFKEAALRSGLVTSKKWKRAVAIAGSSEEAEVADALIRSGDVTEYQSNQLRGGRTKFNLGPYLITGWIGQGGMGQVFKAVHSVMGRECAVKTLPLEKLTAESRAAFVREIRLQAGLDSPYVVRAYDAGQDGSVHYLVVEYVPGTDLRRLVRSNGPLTMNHAALVVSQAAMGLQYAHDLGLVHRDVKPGNILVTPDGHAKVSDIGLAGYSFGGKDDPRAGKIVGTADYLSPEQIRCPSAVDPLSDIYSLGCTLYYVVTGKVPFPGGDAKSKCRRHCEQTPWHPRKFSPELSEDFVDVIADMMEKDPAKRIQSATEVVERLEPWSTTALEFVDRPIDRRSWTQPPPPKEPPQKELAAGRESGENSESAHSGGLGLSDGQSVPGSMSSANPVMEPLLESSRRPSLLLPISLTLAIAVPISLLFGAILGVVINEWLQR, encoded by the coding sequence ATGGAGTCGAGTGGAGCAAAGCCGATTCTGACGTTCAAAGAAGCCGCGCTACGCAGTGGGTTGGTCACGAGCAAGAAGTGGAAGCGTGCCGTGGCAATCGCCGGTTCAAGCGAAGAAGCCGAAGTGGCCGATGCGCTGATCCGATCGGGTGACGTGACCGAATACCAGTCCAACCAACTTCGCGGCGGGCGGACCAAATTCAATCTCGGCCCCTACTTGATCACCGGCTGGATTGGCCAAGGAGGTATGGGCCAAGTGTTCAAGGCGGTCCACAGTGTGATGGGACGCGAATGCGCGGTGAAGACGTTGCCGCTCGAGAAGTTGACGGCCGAATCGCGAGCGGCCTTTGTTCGCGAAATCCGACTGCAAGCCGGCTTGGATAGTCCTTATGTGGTGCGGGCTTACGACGCCGGTCAAGATGGTAGCGTGCATTATTTGGTCGTCGAGTACGTCCCCGGCACGGACCTCCGACGTTTAGTGCGCAGCAACGGACCGCTGACGATGAACCACGCGGCATTGGTTGTCTCGCAAGCTGCGATGGGACTGCAATACGCACACGACCTCGGTTTGGTCCATCGCGACGTGAAGCCTGGAAACATCTTGGTCACTCCTGATGGGCATGCGAAGGTTTCGGATATCGGTTTGGCCGGATACAGTTTTGGTGGCAAGGATGACCCTCGAGCGGGCAAGATAGTTGGCACGGCCGATTACTTGTCGCCCGAACAGATTCGTTGTCCCTCGGCAGTGGATCCGCTCAGCGACATCTATTCGCTTGGGTGCACCCTGTACTATGTCGTCACGGGCAAGGTGCCCTTTCCGGGTGGTGACGCGAAATCAAAGTGTCGTCGGCACTGCGAACAAACGCCTTGGCATCCACGCAAGTTTAGCCCTGAGTTGTCCGAGGACTTTGTGGACGTGATCGCGGACATGATGGAGAAAGATCCGGCGAAGCGAATCCAATCCGCGACCGAGGTGGTGGAGCGATTGGAGCCCTGGTCGACGACGGCGCTGGAGTTTGTCGATCGACCGATTGATCGACGATCGTGGACGCAGCCGCCCCCCCCCAAAGAACCTCCGCAGAAGGAGTTGGCCGCAGGCCGCGAGAGTGGTGAGAATTCGGAATCGGCTCACTCCGGTGGTTTGGGTCTTTCCGATGGCCAGTCCGTCCCCGGCTCGATGTCCTCGGCGAACCCCGTCATGGAACCCTTGCTCGAATCGTCGCGGCGGCCGAGTCTGCTGTTGCCAATCTCGTTGACCTTGGCGATTGCTGTGCCGATCAGTTTGCTCTTTGGAGCGATCTTGGGTGTCGTCATCAACGAATGGCTTCAGAGATAG
- the pilM gene encoding type IV pilus assembly protein PilM, giving the protein MASSSGVWGIEIGQSALKALHCKVVDGEVVADAFDFIEYPKILSQPEAVPEELIDDALQQLLQRNDGFNDQVVISVPGQSGLAKFFKPPPVEIKKIADIVRYEARQQIPFDLADVVWDHQMMPGSMIEEGYALESEVGLFAMKREQVYRQLQPFTSCDIEVDQIQLAPLALYNMVAYDRLHDRIENETFDSDNPPASVVVLSIGTDSSDLIITNGFRIWQRSMPIGGNHFTRQLTKDLKLTFANAEHLKRNAREAADPKLVFQTMRPVFNDLVTEVQRSIGFFRSIDRQAEISEMLIAGNTVKMPGLAAYLGKNLGFEVSTLDRFNRLSGEDVLSIPTFRDNATTFGVCYGLCLQGLDLAPVHASLVPQEILTERMIRAKKPWTLAAVAALLLGLIGHYVLTERSWAHSHPDLWDGAQAAVTQMSSYSNEQKSEDELLQTKLTFLNQIGKEVSGDAEKRLKWMELLRAFNTMVPRMEFPDGKRPSVKELPYEDRTDIHVTKVETKFYEDLSTWYTDLVKKRFKEEMLNWVKITGRPLPDDMLEPMAGAVSLATAAPTTTSAVSYGTPTSSYGSTAVPMEVPLTAEAIAANPALGVLAELIPPSGPGWVIEISAYHYFNSPEMMGKEGSNHVRNFLTTNFLTKPIALPDPEGNLINFTPREFGFSYPLLLQDYKPKPVQIANPAFDPDAVMMAQQALATGVIPMGQTEEGLEEIIAEPRALTVQRLDFDYQVVWQPTLITDRIKAKNAAEAAAAAAAEAEAVAMPPTPTP; this is encoded by the coding sequence ATGGCTTCCAGCTCTGGCGTGTGGGGAATTGAAATAGGCCAATCGGCGCTCAAGGCGTTGCATTGCAAGGTCGTTGACGGCGAAGTGGTCGCCGATGCCTTTGATTTTATTGAATACCCCAAAATTCTCAGCCAACCCGAGGCGGTTCCCGAGGAACTGATCGACGATGCGTTGCAGCAGTTATTGCAACGCAACGATGGGTTCAATGATCAGGTGGTGATCAGTGTGCCGGGACAAAGTGGGTTGGCGAAGTTCTTCAAACCGCCACCGGTCGAAATCAAAAAGATTGCCGACATCGTCCGCTACGAGGCACGACAACAGATCCCGTTTGACCTGGCGGACGTGGTTTGGGACCACCAGATGATGCCCGGCAGCATGATCGAAGAGGGCTACGCGTTGGAGAGTGAGGTCGGCTTGTTCGCAATGAAGCGTGAACAAGTTTACCGACAACTACAACCGTTCACGTCATGCGATATCGAAGTGGACCAAATCCAGTTGGCTCCACTAGCGCTTTACAACATGGTCGCCTACGACCGACTGCACGACCGGATCGAAAACGAAACGTTCGATTCCGACAACCCTCCTGCGTCGGTGGTCGTGTTGTCGATCGGAACCGATTCCAGCGATTTGATCATCACCAACGGATTCCGGATTTGGCAGCGAAGTATGCCGATCGGTGGTAACCATTTCACGCGTCAATTGACCAAAGACTTGAAATTGACGTTTGCCAATGCCGAACATCTCAAACGCAACGCCCGGGAAGCGGCCGACCCGAAGTTGGTCTTCCAAACGATGCGTCCCGTCTTCAACGACTTGGTGACCGAAGTCCAGCGATCGATCGGCTTCTTCCGCAGCATTGACCGTCAGGCTGAAATTTCTGAGATGTTGATTGCCGGCAATACGGTCAAGATGCCAGGGCTGGCGGCCTATTTGGGCAAGAACCTCGGGTTCGAAGTCAGCACGCTTGACCGTTTCAACCGCTTGAGTGGTGAGGATGTGTTGTCAATCCCCACCTTCCGCGACAACGCGACAACGTTCGGGGTCTGTTACGGACTTTGTTTGCAGGGTTTGGATTTGGCGCCGGTTCACGCGAGTTTGGTGCCGCAGGAGATTCTGACCGAGCGAATGATCCGGGCGAAGAAACCTTGGACGCTTGCCGCCGTCGCCGCCTTGTTGCTCGGATTGATCGGACACTACGTGCTGACGGAGCGAAGTTGGGCGCACAGCCATCCTGATTTGTGGGACGGGGCCCAAGCCGCCGTGACGCAGATGTCGAGCTATTCGAACGAACAGAAGAGCGAGGACGAGCTGCTGCAGACCAAGTTGACGTTTCTGAACCAAATTGGCAAAGAGGTGTCCGGGGACGCCGAGAAACGACTGAAATGGATGGAACTGCTCAGGGCGTTCAACACGATGGTCCCACGCATGGAGTTTCCCGATGGCAAGCGGCCCAGCGTCAAAGAGCTTCCCTACGAAGATCGCACCGATATCCATGTCACCAAAGTAGAGACGAAGTTCTACGAGGACCTCTCCACCTGGTACACCGATCTAGTGAAAAAGCGTTTCAAAGAAGAAATGCTCAACTGGGTAAAAATCACCGGCCGACCGCTGCCGGACGATATGTTGGAACCGATGGCTGGCGCGGTTTCCCTCGCGACCGCTGCGCCAACCACGACCAGCGCCGTTTCCTATGGGACTCCCACTTCTTCCTATGGTTCAACCGCGGTCCCGATGGAGGTCCCGTTGACGGCGGAAGCGATCGCGGCGAACCCAGCCCTTGGGGTGCTTGCGGAGTTGATCCCCCCCTCGGGCCCAGGCTGGGTGATCGAGATCAGCGCGTACCACTATTTCAACAGCCCCGAGATGATGGGCAAGGAAGGCAGTAACCACGTCCGTAACTTCTTGACCACCAACTTCTTGACCAAGCCGATTGCGCTGCCGGATCCCGAAGGCAATTTGATTAACTTTACGCCGCGTGAGTTCGGTTTTTCCTATCCGTTATTGCTTCAAGATTACAAACCCAAACCGGTTCAAATCGCCAATCCAGCGTTTGATCCCGATGCGGTCATGATGGCACAGCAGGCTCTGGCCACGGGGGTCATCCCGATGGGGCAAACCGAAGAAGGTTTGGAAGAGATCATCGCAGAACCGCGGGCCTTGACGGTGCAACGATTGGACTTCGATTACCAAGTGGTTTGGCAGCCAACCTTGATCACCGATCGGATCAAAGCCAAGAATGCGGCTGAGGCGGCTGCCGCCGCTGCGGCGGAGGCAGAGGCGGTCGCGATGCCCCCGACACCGACCCCCTAA